Proteins from one Neodiprion fabricii isolate iyNeoFabr1 chromosome 5, iyNeoFabr1.1, whole genome shotgun sequence genomic window:
- the LOC124182565 gene encoding TSC22 domain family protein 1-like → MADNVHRKSHSKHLADSVNNSVSNSSSSKKLSSSPSSVVHRTTSETIRIGEPDKFLQPLAPPPTTSTPVQNNVASSASSGGQCRKKTSSFQITSVTVGCRMSNDAGEDSNDDLDESHTEDNSVEHSRVTDIDIETPSYSEDTFSKEDVFFNTSNAALGTAPVIPTSSQYGLAIVPSEGGGASNSASENNINALDIGSVTDKNIINLLSGGAKQDPDIREVHSHGRNERFKVVKIESTEPFKRGRWTCMDYLDHTSVNQTTAINSIKQSGPNEVCISYGVTDSGIVVPEAMKQQQPDTEGTKSVDSNGPISHQEIVGSATYPVNSTSLSQQQQPNQPQIQQQSNSAQQQIPPQYFQQQQQQMSQQTQNQNQHGGGAAQGATLPSNLAPASHPGNLGQPQSMPQGSIPLIAQTGNNSNNGVAIATNQQNLQQHPTKEENYVTVSAQAPQPQQNVCQTPTVQTPVVQGHPAAVSSPAAQTPNIMVTGVPPPHQQQQLSEPMTGIQGVQNIQQQQAAPNIHVSTAPVMPQAQMQSQSSGQNVISFHHSDNEQDPAAGIAGPVVAVVPPQSADATLLESLAEVTQSTDEHHAHEDNESMSGTSAVAIDNKIEQAMDLVKSHLMFAVREEVEVLKEKIAELMDRINQLEAENSILKSHATPEVLSQLSNTQSTQSGKQQQQQQQQQQQQQQQQQLPQNSSGNG, encoded by the exons ATGGCAGATAATGTGCACAGAAAGTCGCACAGCAAACACTTGGCAGACAGCGTTAACAACAGCGTTAgcaatagtagtagtagtaaaaAATTGTCCTCATCGCCCTCTTCGGTCGTGCATCGGACAACCTCGGAGACGATCAGGATCGGTGAGCCTGATAAGTTTCTCCAGCCGTTGGCACCACCCCCGACGACGTCGACTCCTGTCCAGAACAATGTTGCCTCATCGGCGTCGTCGGGCGGTCAGTGCAGAAAGAAGACGTCATCGTTTCAGATAACCAGCGTGACGGTAGGCTGTAGGATGAGTAACGACGCCGGCGAGGATTCGAATGACGATCTGGACGAGTCACACACGGAAGATAATTCTGTGGAACACTCGAGAGTGACTGACATCGACATCGAGACGCCGAGCTACTCGGAGGACACCTTCTCTAAGGAAGACGTCTTTTTCAACACAAGCAATGCTGCCCTCGGTACTGCACCTGTCATTCCGACGAGCTCTCAGTACGGCCTTGCCATTGTTCCATCTGAGGGTGGCGGAGCAAGCAACTCAGCCAGCGAGAACAACATCAATGCCTTGGATATCGGCTCAGTGACGGACAAAAACATAATAAATCTTCTGTCAGGTGGTGCGAAGCAAGATCCCGATATTCGCGAGGTCCACTCGCATGGGCGCAATGAACGTTTCAAAGTTGTTAAGATCGAAAGCACAGAGCCGTTCAAGCGTGGTAGATGGACCTGCATGGACTACCTTGACCACACATCCGTCAACCAGACGACGGCTATTAATTCCATCAAGCAGTCAGGGCCGAATGAGGTTTGCATATCGTATGGCGTCACCGATAGTGGCATTGTTGTCCCCGAGGCCATGAAACAGCAGCAGCCAGACACCGAGGGCACGAAAAGTGTGGATTCCAATGGGCCAATATCGCACCAGGAAATTGTTGGGAGTGCCACCTACCCTGTAAACAGTACGTCGCTCTCTCAGCAGCAGCAACCCAATCAACCGCAAATACAGCAGCAGTCGAACTCTGCTCAGCAACAGATTCCTCCACAGTACTttcagcaacagcagcagcaaatGTCGCAGCAAACTCAGAACCAGAATCAGCACGGCGGAGGTGCGGCGCAGGGCGCTACTCTGCCATCGAATCTGGCACCTGCCTCACACCCAGGGAACCTTGGCCAGCCTCAGAGCATGCCGCAGGGCTCAATTCCGCTAATCGCGCAAACTGggaacaacagcaacaacggAGTCGCGATAGCGACGAACCAGCAGAACCTTCAGCAGCATCCTACTAAGGAGGAAAACTACGTTACAGTCAGTGCACAGGCTCCACAGCCGCAGCAGAACGTATGCCAGACGCCTACTGTCCAGACACCGGTTGTGCAAGGACATCCGGCCGCTGTGTCTTCACCAGCTGCTCAGACGCCAAATATCATGGTCACTGGAGTTCCACCGCCtcaccagcagcagcaactGTCCGAACCGATGACAGGCATTCAGGGTGTGCAGAACATCCAGCAGCAACAGGCTGCACCAAATATCCACGTTTCCACTGCGCCCGTTATGCCACAGGCACAGATGCAGTCTCAGTCGTCGGGCCAGAATGTCATCTCGTTTCACCATTCCGACAACGAACAGGATCCTGCTGCTGGTATTGCTGGTcctgttgttgctgttgtgcCTCCACAATCCGCGGATGCAACTCTGCTCGAATCCCTCGCTGAAGTCACCCAGAGCACTGACGAACATCACGCCCACGAAGACAATGAAAG taTGTCCGGGACCAGTGCAGTTGCCATTGacaacaaaattgaacaaGCTATG GATTTGGTAAAAAGTCACCTGATGTTCGCGGTGCGGGAGGAGGTCGAGGTGCTGAAGGAGAAGATTGCAGAATTGATGGACCGGATAAATCAATTGGAGGCGGAGAATTCGATATTGAAGTCGCACGCGACGCCAGAGGTATTGTCACAACTCAGCAATACTCAGTCGACGCAATCGGGtaaacagcaacagcaacagcaacagcaacagcaacagcaacaacaacagcaacaattACCCCAAAACAGCTCTGGAAATGGTTAA